In the genome of Nakaseomyces glabratus chromosome K, complete sequence, the window TCAGCTGCTTTAACTGGAGTTGCGAGTGCTGAAGTACTATTGACAGCGGCTGATTGATTGTTTTTGATCTTGATGTTATCATCTGTAGATTTGGCtctctttttcttattcttgTCGCTGTCCTCATCTTCAGATTCTGTTCTGGAGTGCTTTTTACCAGCAACTGACTTCTTATTTGGCGATTTCTGGACAGAAACCTTCTCAGCTGGTAAACTCTCAGCTGGTTCTGAATTTGCCTTGGCAGATtccttcattttcttctgtcTTAGTCTCAGTTTAGTCTCATGATCAACTCTTTCCTTTGCAATCGCTGCTCCAATTCTCTGGCTAACCTCTTCTGCATCAGACTCATCAATCAATTTATTGCATAACCTTAACAGATCAGCTTTTTTCGCCTTGCTTGGAAAACTAACTTTGTTCTCAGCCAGCACAAACCTCAGCTGTGCAGCTGTGAGCTTAGACAAATCAATACCTTGTCTATTTTCGCTCATTCCATATGTATGTGTGTATTATCTTTGCCTCCTCTTTGTTCAGATTTAAGAAAGCAATTAAACTTTTCCTTTTGTAGTAGTTGTCCCTAAGAATACTTTATGAGACGTTTGTGTCTGtcttttattctttcaTAAAACAACTcatatattaatttcaactcaaaaatacaataaaaCTCTCAACTTcacaaaacaaatattgCAACCAATCTATATTCACAAGTAAATCAAATGTATAATCCCTGTTTAAACTTCATTGTTTATTCCTGTTTTCCAAACTAATTTTTGTTCGTTGGAatgtttgttttgtttgttCAAAGGTAAATTAGATTGTTCTGCCCTCCCCCCCTTCGAAAAAGCAGTAAAAGTTGCGTACAACTAGAGGAATTCTTCCAAtaaattgatgaaaaacaacaaaacaaacaaaatagAATCTAGTTTGTAAACAATAGAATAGCCATTCGAGTCTTCAGAGATCAAAGGATTGGACTAGTCAGCTTGGGTGTATAACGTGCTCTTCTGGCCACTTGTAAGCATattcttcaatatcattCTTTGGAAAGTCTTCGGTGATTGTGGCACCAGTTATTCGATTTTAAATTCTATTTACACGACTATCGCAAGGAATCACTTGGTTGCTTGGGGGTTTTCTTAATAACAGCGTATTCTATAAATGTGTTTTCTCTCTGCCTGGCTCTTTGAATTTGTGGATGTACTCGCCAGATTCAATCCTCTTTTTTATGTAGTCAATGGTGTGAGGACCCACTTCTTCCTGGTATGGTGACACAATAGTGTTGACGTCTCTTTCACCATTAGCGAGCGGACTTTCATGCCAGTACTGGGGCAATGGAATAAACCACAGCATTGGGTTAGAACCCATGAACTCTTTGATGTTTTTTAACCAATGCTTCTTATACACTGACCCTTTGAAGTCGTTATCCAATTTGACCACGTACCGGTAGTGGTCGTCAGAGTTGTAATAACAGTAGAGTCTCTGCATGCTCAATTCAGGCGTGCGCTTGCGCTTCTTCAAGTCAATGACCTCGATGGATGTTAAATTCTGACTCATGTAGTATATATACGACACAAATAGACCTGACGTCATGAGCCATCCTATCCCGCTTATGATCAACAGAACTATCAAGTTCGCGTTCAACCTTGCATGGTATTGACGAATATCCCTGATGTATACACTTATAGTTATCCAGACTATCATTAACAATACAGCAAAGTAGAACACAAATTGCACAAACAGGCGGTAATTCTTGAATCCGATGACTGCGCCTAACCAAACACAGTAATGATCAAATCTTGGTACACAATGGCCCTGGTGTGAAGAGTGTTTTGTCCTCCCAACCTTCAAGGACTGGCAATTGCTGCACCACACAGGGTATCCGTGCGGATCACTCTGGTAGCAGTTAGGCGCCACTGTTGTGTTCTCCAAGTCCGCGGAGTCTACCAAGAGATGGGGTGCCACACCCGGTTGGTGACCTGGTCCACATGAAACTATTAGTACCCAAATGGCTATGATCAGCGCATCTAGGACACAGCAGGTGCAGATCAATCCTATAGCGGTGGCCTTGTGGCCGAAGTCCCTATACACACGCTCGTAGCACAACTTATGACAATACGCCCATGTGCCataaatcatcaaaagTAGTACCACTAGAGGtactatatatattgtcCAGTACTTATTTCGGAGCCTCCATTCTGCGAAACCCATCTCATGCAAGGTGCTTGTTTCATCAAAGTTATTTTCGTCCACTCAAATGTGATTTGTAGGAGTTCCTCAAAAGAACTAGCTCTATATTAACAAGCTATCAACTGTGATCTAACGTCttaattttgttatttgcTATTAGATAACAGTACTCTCTACAGCAAGCTAAAGAACATTTATGGCTCATCGCAAACCTTGTAATCAAGCATTTTTTCTATCAAAATCCCggaatttttcacttttaGGATTTGAAAGATCAATATAAAAGAAGTGGATTTGAAATATCGAAATAACCGAACTGCACATAGCATATCAGGAGCCTGAAGTGCCTATTTGTATAAGCTTATAACAGTGATATTGCAAATTAGAAGTTGTGATACTTCGCTATTGTAAAATTGAAGGAAGGAGTTTGTAAAGTTTATCAGAAGATAAGATGAGTTCAGCAGTGGCGAGTAAGGGTATGAATCAAGGTAGTGAGTTTGATGATAACAAGGACATGTGTCCTATCTGTAAGACAGATAGGTATCTTTCACCGGATGTGAGGTTTTTGGTGAATCCTGAATGTTATCACAAGATCTGCGAATCCTGTGTAGATCGTATATTCAGTTTAGGTCCTGCACCATGCCCATATAAGAGTTGTGATAAGATCCTGAGAAAGAACAAATTTAAGACACAGATATTTGATGACGTTGGTGTTGAAAAAGAGGTTGATATCAGGAAACGTGTATTCAATGTGTTCAATAAGACATTAGAGGATTTTGACAATGATCTAGAGGCATATAATAAGTACCTTGAAGAAGTGGAAGATATAGTATACAAGTTGGATAATAAGATTGATGTTGTGGAGACCGAAGAGAAGCTCCGGACATATGAAGAGCTAAACAAACAGCTGATTATGAACAATATGGAACGGAGCAAGAAAGATCTGGAGAATTTCGAGCAAAGACAACAATTCGAGAAAgagatgaggatgaagaagagaatgCTGGAGAGACAAATAGAGTCGGAGGACAAGATGAACAAGGAATGGGCTAAGAGAGAGATTGTTAACAGGTTAGCAAGCTCTACAAACGCTGATGATGTAATTGAGGGTGTTAAGAATACTGTTAAATTAAAGAAGTCCTCAGCGAGAAGAAAACTTGAGGAAATCAACCGTGTATTACAAAATAATCCATACAGTAGTTTGATGTTAAGCCAAGGTTTAAGTAGGAAAGAAGACAACGTTCCGTTTACACCATTCAATGGTGATAGAGACTTAGATAAGCGTTACACCATTGACCAGGAATCGTATGATGACCCATTCATCAAAGATTTGGAAAACAGAAAGGATTATATTGCTTCTGGTTTCAGATCAGACTTTGTCTATGATAGAATGCTGACTGAGGCTTTTATGGGTTTAGGCTGTGTCGTGGCAGAAGAAGTATGAGAGTAGTGCCCATAGTAAATCAACTAATGACTTTGCATTTAATATCAGTTCTAAAAAGGAAATAAAGAGTTTCgagttatttttttttatgaataTTAAACATTAAAgattttttcatatatatatctaagTAGTATATAGCACAAATCGATGATCCCCCTCAACAATGATCAATCTTATAACTATCAGTAGTTCAGGATCGGACTAGGTCTCACAAATCATCATGTGCTACTACTGGAGTAAGTATATGATCCACCGGCAGGATAATTTGTCCTAGCAGTCCTTATGGGCACATGTACGTGTCTATACCGGGGTTCCTCAGGCCTGTAGTCATTGTGATCCTCTGCATAGTGTTGTCTGTGCTGATCCATCCGCATTGTCTCCTCATAAGAAGGCGGATCAGCCGGCATCTCTTTCTTACTGTGTTCCATGATCTTCAAGCTCGAATATATAGTTGTGTGTTTACCAGGTCGAGCGGTCGAACAGCAAGGACACTACAAACAACAATGAAATATGACTATAGgctatttatatattttgctCATTTATGCGTCTCCTTTGCTATACTTTGTTGACGTATTTTCAGTTTCGCCGTGTCCATTATAAGGAGCACTTATTAGACACAAATCGGGCTTGGCATGTTGTTGTTCTGTAAATTATACCTGTCAGATGGGCTTATAGTACTTACTCTAATACAAATATGACGTATTTTGCATTGAGGGACCCtttatatcaataaaagTTTAATGCGGGGGAGGGGGGTGGAAGCAGGATCCTCTGCATGGAATTGTTAGTTTCAACCATAACCAAAGGGAAAGAGCTAGAGGAACAGCTTAGAACAAAGGCTTTTCGAAGAGTAGGCAGTGGAACAAGACTTTGCAGAATGGGGGGACACTGTGAGCATTCACAGTGCTGGGGTGTCCTTCTGGGAGTCTTGAATCCTTCTCGGAGACTCCTCGACATGAAGTGTTGGTGACAATTCATGTGTCTTGTCATTCTATCATGCCAGAGAAAAGTGATCCTCCCAGGCTGAACAGTGAACGATATTCAAGTTACTGACCTTATTACTGGTAGTCTCTGCCTTAGTTGGCTTCGGTATTTAAAGTTGGACTGTATATATTCACCAACACGGTATCCTTACATATCTGACGCTTGGCAAGATATCCCAATatagaaagaaatattCAAAGTAGCACTGCGTCATGCTGAGAAACACTGTGGGGAAGAGCAAAACCAGTATCGAACAATTGATGGCTAAGAGCCAGATTGTGAGGTATAAGCGTACCAAGAGCCAGGGTGGGCTTTCACCGCTTACACAGAGGGTAGTCACACAGCTGAGTGTGCTGTCGGCAGCCAGGAAGCAACCGAAGCTGCTAAAGCTCTCGAAGGAGGACCTAGTGAAACATCAGACTATAGAGAGAAGCTGGAAGCTATATCAGCAACAAAAGACCACTAGACAGTTGGCACAATTGAAGCAACAGTATTTGGCAATGGAGGAGGCCATGGAGACCCTGAAGTCCGTGAGCCCGGAGTTGTACGAAGAAGCAAACATATCAGAAGAAGGTAAGCAGTTCCCACTAGATATAAAGATCACCACCGATGCTCCACCAAACAAGATATGGCAttacaatttcaaaaagtaaATTTAAAAAGCTATGAGGAGCCATTTCCAACATCAAAGTTTCCTGGCTGACACATAAGCAATGTATCAACAACACCAACCAGGTACTCTACAAATACACATTGTTAAACATCCTACACCCTGTATATATTATCGGAAAATACAACTTAGTTTACATGTATATCGTAACATAAATCCATACACACTTGTTCCTATCAAACATACAAATATCATCAAACAGACACAGAAACACACGCAGAGACATCCAATTTTACCTCTCGCAAGtgctgaaattttttttttcaccgCGAAGGAGTCAATCGCAAGCCAAAAGTCAGCGAATTGGAAATTTGCCAAAACTTTAAAAGGAGTACAACCTTTTGATCCATTAGTTGTGGATGCTATCATAGCAAGCTCTTTGAGTAAGTGATAAGTTACCAGGTGAGCTTAAAAGGCAATTCATTAAGTGTTAAGAAATTACTGTTGCCGCGATGTTGGGCCGAGAACCATGGATTGTCTCCTCGACTTTTGAGTTGGACAACAAGGACGTTGTTGGGCGCAAGTTAGTCAAAGAAGAGGAGGTTAGTAAGACGAGGCACGAACAGGAAGAGTTTGTTTGCCACTATTGTGATGCGAGATTCAAGATCAGAGGGTATTTGACTAGGCATATCAAAAAACATGCTTTGCAGAAAGCTTACTATTGTCCGTATTACAACGAGAAGGCACCACCAGATTTACGTTGTCATAACAATGGTGGATTTAGCCGTAGAGATACTTATAAAGCTCATATGAAGACGCGGCATATCATGTACCCAAGTGGTGTTAAATCGCAGGAGAGGTTTAAATCCTCAGGCCATTGTTCTCACTGTGGGGAATACTCTCCAAATGTTGAATTTTGGGTTGA includes:
- the PFA5 gene encoding palmitoyltransferase PFA5 (CAGL0K06347g~Ortholog(s) have palmitoyltransferase activity, role in protein palmitoylation and Golgi apparatus, fungal-type vacuole membrane, plasma membrane localization), coding for MGFAEWRLRNKYWTIYIVPLVVLLLMIYGTWAYCHKLCYERVYRDFGHKATAIGLICTCCVLDALIIAIWVLIVSCGPGHQPGVAPHLLVDSADLENTTVAPNCYQSDPHGYPVWCSNCQSLKVGRTKHSSHQGHCVPRFDHYCVWLGAVIGFKNYRLFVQFVFYFAVLLMIVWITISVYIRDIRQYHARLNANLIVLLIISGIGWLMTSGLFVSYIYYMSQNLTSIEVIDLKKRKRTPELSMQRLYCYYNSDDHYRYVVKLDNDFKGSVYKKHWLKNIKEFMGSNPMLWFIPLPQYWHESPLANGERDVNTIVSPYQEEVGPHTIDYIKKRIESGEYIHKFKEPGREKTHL
- the TFB3 gene encoding TFIIH/NER complex subunit TFB3 (CAGL0K06369g~Ortholog(s) have cyclin-dependent protein serine/threonine kinase activator activity and role in nucleotide-excision repair, phosphorylation of RNA polymerase II C-terminal domain, transcription from RNA polymerase II promoter); amino-acid sequence: MSSAVASKGMNQGSEFDDNKDMCPICKTDRYLSPDVRFLVNPECYHKICESCVDRIFSLGPAPCPYKSCDKILRKNKFKTQIFDDVGVEKEVDIRKRVFNVFNKTLEDFDNDLEAYNKYLEEVEDIVYKLDNKIDVVETEEKLRTYEELNKQLIMNNMERSKKDLENFEQRQQFEKEMRMKKRMLERQIESEDKMNKEWAKREIVNRLASSTNADDVIEGVKNTVKLKKSSARRKLEEINRVLQNNPYSSLMLSQGLSRKEDNVPFTPFNGDRDLDKRYTIDQESYDDPFIKDLENRKDYIASGFRSDFVYDRMLTEAFMGLGCVVAEEV
- the CMI8 gene encoding Cmi8p (CAGL0K06380g~Protein of unknown function) — its product is MEHSKKEMPADPPSYEETMRMDQHRQHYAEDHNDYRPEEPRYRHVHVPIRTARTNYPAGGSYTYSSSST
- the MRPL28 gene encoding mitochondrial 54S ribosomal protein mL40 (CAGL0K06391g~Ortholog(s) have structural constituent of ribosome activity and cytosol, mitochondrial large ribosomal subunit, nucleus localization), with the translated sequence MLRNTVGKSKTSIEQLMAKSQIVRYKRTKSQGGLSPLTQRVVTQLSVLSAARKQPKLLKLSKEDLVKHQTIERSWKLYQQQKTTRQLAQLKQQYLAMEEAMETLKSVSPELYEEANISEEGKQFPLDIKITTDAPPNKIWHYNFKK